In Streptomyces sp. 840.1, one DNA window encodes the following:
- a CDS encoding Trm112 family protein, which translates to MPLEAGLLEILACPACHAPLEDRSAADSPELVCTGKGCGLAYPVRDGIPVLLVDEARRPA; encoded by the coding sequence ATGCCGCTCGAAGCCGGCCTTCTGGAGATCCTGGCCTGTCCGGCCTGTCACGCACCCCTCGAAGACCGGTCGGCGGCCGACAGCCCCGAACTGGTCTGCACGGGCAAGGGCTGCGGACTGGCCTACCCGGTACGGGACGGCATCCCCGTCCTCCTCGTCGACGAGGCCCGCCGCCCCGCGTAA
- a CDS encoding SIS domain-containing protein, with amino-acid sequence MLDESLLDAPEALARADRRGLLRGAAEAGARVRTAARHATEAGIPALNPEGRPRAVLVAGSGTAASGVADLIAALAGASAPVTRIHPTGVAPAAGAMRWTLPGWAGSLDLLLIATADGSEPGLALVAEQAYRRGCSVVAVAPGQSPLREAVDGVHGLVVPMASAPHGEYDAETSAAGPGTLWALFTPLLALLDRVGLVTATPETLQSVADRLDRTAERCGPAIATYSNPAKTLAAELADSLPLVWTEGEAAAPVGRRFAAVLAELSGRPALAAELPEALPVHGGLLAGAFAAGADPDEFFRDRVDEPEALRARVVLLRDRPTGGLSAAPAARELALGHETPISELEPEEGGRLEALAELLAVTDFAAVYLALASEARA; translated from the coding sequence ATGCTCGACGAGTCGTTGCTCGACGCCCCGGAAGCCCTGGCCCGAGCCGACCGCCGTGGTCTGCTGCGCGGCGCCGCCGAGGCCGGGGCAAGGGTCCGTACCGCGGCCCGGCACGCGACGGAGGCCGGGATCCCCGCGCTGAACCCGGAGGGCCGCCCGCGCGCCGTCCTGGTCGCCGGCTCCGGCACCGCCGCATCCGGCGTCGCGGACCTGATCGCGGCGCTCGCCGGGGCCTCCGCGCCCGTCACGCGCATCCACCCGACCGGCGTCGCGCCCGCCGCAGGCGCGATGCGCTGGACGCTGCCCGGCTGGGCCGGCTCCCTGGACCTGCTGCTCATCGCCACCGCGGACGGCTCGGAGCCCGGCCTGGCGCTCGTCGCGGAACAGGCGTACCGCCGAGGCTGCAGCGTGGTGGCCGTCGCCCCCGGGCAGTCCCCGCTGCGCGAGGCGGTGGACGGCGTGCACGGCCTCGTCGTGCCGATGGCCTCCGCCCCGCACGGGGAGTACGACGCCGAGACGTCGGCCGCCGGCCCCGGCACCCTGTGGGCACTGTTCACGCCGCTGCTCGCGCTGCTCGACCGCGTCGGCCTGGTCACCGCGACCCCGGAGACGCTGCAGAGCGTCGCCGACCGCCTGGACCGCACGGCGGAACGCTGTGGACCGGCCATTGCCACGTACAGCAATCCGGCCAAGACCCTGGCCGCCGAACTCGCGGACAGCCTTCCCCTCGTCTGGACCGAGGGCGAGGCCGCCGCCCCGGTCGGACGCCGCTTCGCCGCGGTCCTGGCGGAGCTCTCGGGCCGCCCGGCCCTCGCGGCCGAACTCCCCGAGGCGCTTCCCGTCCACGGGGGCCTGCTGGCCGGGGCCTTCGCGGCCGGAGCGGACCCGGACGAGTTCTTCCGCGACCGGGTCGACGAGCCGGAGGCCCTGCGCGCTCGGGTCGTCCTGCTCAGGGACCGGCCCACGGGCGGTCTGAGCGCGGCGCCGGCGGCCCGCGAACTCGCCCTGGGCCACGAGACGCCGATCAGCGAACTCGAACCGGAGGAGGGCGGCAGGCTCGAAGCCCTCGCCGAACTCCTCGCGGTCACCGACTTCGCCGCGGTCTACCTGGCACTCGCCTCGGAAGCCCGCGCCTGA
- the manA gene encoding mannose-6-phosphate isomerase, class I, with product MDRLSNTVRPYAWGSTTAIPALLGVAPTGEPQAEMWMGAHPGAPSRITRTGPATAPDAAPSTPQPPAEQPLTEVIAADPVGELGQAAVEKFGPRLPFLLKLLAAGAPLSLQVHPDLAQAQQGYADEERRSVPIDAAHRTYKDANHKPELICALTPFDGLCGFRRPIEAAEAMEALGVDSLKPYADLLRAHPEEAALREVLTAILTADPAQMTETVTAAAAAAERLGGAYAPYARIAHHFPGDAGVIAAMLLNYVQLQPGEALFLGAGVPHAYLDGLGVEIMANSDNVLRCGLTPKHIDVPELLRIVRFEATDPGILRPEASPSGEEVYETPVDEFRLSRFDLSAGGDPVDLTAATPQILLCTAGAPRAGDLGLVPGDSVFVPAGEKAEVSGTGTLFRATVVA from the coding sequence ATGGACCGGCTCTCCAACACCGTGCGCCCGTACGCCTGGGGCTCCACCACAGCCATCCCCGCCCTGCTGGGTGTCGCCCCCACCGGCGAGCCCCAGGCCGAGATGTGGATGGGCGCCCACCCCGGAGCCCCCTCCCGGATAACCCGCACCGGCCCCGCCACCGCACCCGACGCGGCTCCCTCCACCCCGCAGCCCCCCGCCGAGCAGCCCCTCACCGAGGTCATCGCCGCCGACCCCGTGGGCGAGCTCGGCCAGGCCGCAGTCGAGAAGTTCGGCCCCCGGCTCCCCTTCCTCCTCAAGCTGCTCGCCGCCGGCGCACCGCTCTCCCTCCAGGTCCACCCCGACCTCGCCCAGGCACAGCAGGGCTACGCGGACGAGGAGCGCCGGTCCGTCCCGATCGACGCCGCCCACCGCACGTACAAGGACGCCAACCACAAGCCCGAACTGATCTGCGCGCTCACCCCCTTCGACGGCCTGTGCGGCTTCCGCCGGCCCATCGAGGCGGCCGAGGCGATGGAGGCGCTGGGCGTCGACTCGCTCAAGCCGTACGCCGATCTGCTGCGCGCCCACCCCGAAGAGGCCGCCCTGCGCGAGGTCCTCACGGCGATCCTCACCGCGGACCCGGCACAGATGACGGAGACGGTGACCGCCGCGGCCGCCGCGGCGGAACGGCTCGGCGGCGCGTACGCCCCGTACGCGCGCATCGCCCACCACTTCCCGGGCGACGCGGGCGTCATCGCGGCCATGCTGCTGAACTACGTACAACTCCAGCCCGGCGAGGCCCTGTTCCTCGGCGCCGGAGTTCCGCACGCCTACCTCGACGGCCTCGGCGTCGAAATCATGGCGAACTCGGACAACGTGCTGCGCTGCGGACTGACGCCCAAGCACATCGACGTGCCCGAACTCCTGCGCATCGTCCGCTTCGAGGCGACCGATCCCGGAATCCTGCGCCCCGAGGCGTCCCCGTCCGGCGAGGAGGTGTACGAGACCCCGGTCGACGAGTTCCGGCTCTCCCGCTTCGACCTCTCGGCCGGCGGCGACCCCGTCGACCTGACCGCGGCCACGCCCCAGATCCTGCTCTGCACGGCGGGCGCTCCCCGGGCCGGCGACCTCGGCCTCGTACCCGGCGACTCGGTCTTCGTACCGGCAGGGGAGAAGGCCGAAGTGTCCGGTACGGGCACGCTGTTCCGTGCCACTGTGGTGGCCTGA
- a CDS encoding cation diffusion facilitator family transporter: MSASGGTKAIVAALGANLAIAVAKFVAFLFSGSSSMLAESVHSLADSGNQGLLLLGGKKAKREATPQHPFGYGRERYIYAFLVSIVLFSVGGMFAVYEGYEKIKHPHEIEAWYWPVGVLVFAIVAEGFSFRTAIKESNETRGALSWTQFIRRAKAPELPVVLLEDFGALIGLVLALAGVGLAIGTGDGVWDGIGTLCIGILLIAIAIVLAAETKSLLLGEAAGTDQVEKIKAAVVDGDTVTGIIHMRTLHLGPEELLVAAKIAVQHDDTATEVANAINAAESRIREAVPIARVIYLEPDIYNESAARSGTNPAKDSTTDPAGSTAATTAPTAAAPAPAPVPDEDPDTPADPTETSH; the protein is encoded by the coding sequence ATGAGTGCGTCAGGCGGAACCAAGGCGATTGTGGCGGCGCTCGGCGCCAACCTCGCGATCGCAGTGGCCAAATTCGTGGCGTTCCTGTTCAGTGGCTCGTCGTCGATGCTCGCGGAGAGCGTCCACTCGCTCGCCGACTCGGGCAACCAGGGGCTGCTGCTGCTCGGCGGGAAGAAGGCCAAGCGCGAAGCCACCCCCCAGCACCCCTTCGGGTACGGGCGCGAGCGTTACATCTACGCCTTCCTCGTCTCCATCGTGCTGTTCTCGGTGGGTGGCATGTTCGCGGTGTACGAGGGCTACGAGAAGATCAAGCACCCGCACGAGATCGAGGCCTGGTACTGGCCGGTCGGCGTCCTGGTCTTCGCGATCGTCGCCGAGGGCTTCTCCTTCCGTACGGCCATCAAGGAGTCCAACGAGACCCGCGGCGCACTGTCCTGGACCCAGTTCATCCGCCGCGCGAAGGCCCCCGAACTCCCCGTGGTGCTGCTGGAGGACTTCGGCGCGCTCATCGGTCTTGTTCTCGCCCTCGCCGGCGTCGGCCTCGCCATCGGCACCGGCGACGGCGTCTGGGACGGCATCGGCACCCTCTGCATCGGCATCCTGCTGATCGCGATCGCGATCGTCCTGGCCGCCGAGACCAAGTCCCTGCTGCTCGGCGAGGCCGCCGGCACCGACCAGGTCGAGAAGATCAAGGCCGCGGTCGTGGACGGCGACACCGTCACCGGCATCATCCACATGCGTACGCTCCACCTCGGCCCGGAAGAACTGCTGGTCGCCGCCAAGATCGCGGTCCAGCACGACGACACGGCCACCGAGGTCGCCAACGCCATCAACGCCGCAGAGTCCCGCATCCGCGAGGCGGTCCCGATCGCCCGGGTCATCTACCTGGAACCGGACATCTACAACGAGTCCGCGGCCCGCTCCGGCACCAACCCGGCCAAGGACTCGACCACGGACCCGGCCGGATCAACCGCCGCGACCACAGCACCCACAGCGGCCGCACCCGCCCCCGCTCCCGTCCCCGACGAAGACCCCGACACCCCGGCCGATCCGACGGAAACCAGCCACTGA
- a CDS encoding phosphomannomutase/phosphoglucomutase: MTADLSQLVKAYDVRGVVPDQWDEALAERFGAAFVEVTAAAAIVIGHDMRPTSPALSGAFARGAAARGADVTMIGLCSTDQLYYASGAMDLPGAMFTASHNPAQYNGIKMCRAGAAPVGQDTGLAEIRTLVEEWSTTGAPQPAATPGTVTEQDTLTDYAAYLLSLVDLSAIRPLKVVVDAGNGMGGHTVPTVFAGLPVDLVPMYFELDGTFPNHEANPLDPKNIVDLQARVVAEGADLGLAFDGDADRCFVVDERGEGVSPSAITALVAARELARNGGSGTVIHNLITSHSVPEVVRENGGTPVRTRVGHSFIKAEMAAHGAIFGGEHSAHYYFRDFWNADTGMLAALHVLAALGGGPDPLSTLVSQYDRYAGSGEINSTVDDQPARTADVRAAFAHREGVTTDDLDGLTVTAPDWWFNLRASNTEPLLRLNVEARDEATMKAVRDEALTLIRPSHPASAATP; encoded by the coding sequence GAGTCGTGCCCGACCAGTGGGACGAGGCCCTGGCCGAGCGGTTCGGAGCGGCGTTCGTCGAGGTGACGGCCGCGGCCGCGATCGTGATCGGCCACGACATGCGCCCCACGTCCCCCGCCCTGTCGGGAGCCTTCGCCAGGGGCGCGGCGGCCCGCGGCGCGGACGTCACGATGATCGGCCTCTGCTCGACGGACCAGCTGTACTACGCGTCGGGGGCGATGGACCTGCCGGGCGCGATGTTCACCGCCTCGCACAACCCGGCTCAGTACAACGGCATCAAGATGTGCCGTGCGGGCGCGGCACCGGTCGGCCAGGACACCGGCCTCGCCGAGATCCGCACCCTGGTCGAGGAGTGGTCCACGACCGGCGCCCCGCAGCCCGCCGCCACTCCCGGCACCGTCACCGAGCAGGACACGCTGACCGACTACGCCGCGTATCTCCTGTCGTTGGTGGACCTCTCCGCGATCCGCCCGCTGAAGGTGGTCGTGGACGCGGGCAACGGCATGGGCGGCCACACGGTCCCCACGGTCTTCGCGGGCCTGCCCGTCGACCTCGTCCCGATGTACTTCGAGCTGGACGGCACGTTCCCGAACCACGAGGCCAACCCGCTCGACCCCAAGAACATCGTCGACCTCCAGGCCAGGGTGGTCGCCGAGGGCGCCGATCTGGGCCTGGCCTTCGACGGCGACGCGGACCGCTGCTTCGTCGTGGACGAGCGGGGCGAGGGAGTCTCCCCGTCAGCGATCACCGCCCTGGTCGCCGCCCGCGAACTGGCGCGCAACGGCGGCAGCGGCACGGTCATCCACAACCTGATCACCTCGCACTCGGTCCCGGAGGTCGTCCGCGAGAACGGCGGCACCCCGGTCCGCACCAGGGTCGGCCACTCCTTCATCAAGGCGGAGATGGCCGCACACGGGGCGATCTTCGGCGGTGAGCACTCGGCGCACTACTACTTCCGCGACTTCTGGAACGCGGATACGGGCATGCTCGCCGCCCTCCACGTCCTGGCGGCCCTCGGCGGCGGGCCGGACCCTCTCTCCACCCTGGTCTCCCAGTACGACCGCTACGCCGGCTCCGGCGAGATCAACTCCACGGTCGACGACCAGCCGGCCCGCACGGCCGACGTCCGGGCCGCGTTCGCGCACCGCGAGGGCGTGACCACCGACGACCTGGACGGCCTCACGGTCACGGCCCCGGACTGGTGGTTCAACCTCCGCGCCTCCAACACCGAACCGCTTCTGCGCCTGAACGTCGAGGCCCGCGACGAAGCAACGATGAAGGCAGTACGCGACGAGGCCCTGACCCTGATCCGCCCCTCCCACCCCGCATCCGCCGCGACTCCCTGA